A window from Mesorhizobium sp. WSM2240 encodes these proteins:
- a CDS encoding PhnD/SsuA/transferrin family substrate-binding protein — protein sequence MSEFIAALPMYDWPESRAETDAEWTRLREAFRAAGVNTRESLVRRNADLLPVPGGIRSLDGAILTPDPASLPPDELDFRALWLHPQLLFAQTCWGPMEQGLSRHVKVIGQPSYDGFEGGQGEFYSSAILMRRSEGQPQASPPSNGCAVIPFDLVRNRRFAFNSSDSMSGIIALTRDLQAMGENLEIFSERVETGAHRASIVAVAEGRADLCTVDCRSWAMALRFERAASEVQVVGWTTRRKGLPYIASASTSDSLLARLRATLAKIDQPAMSPASSG from the coding sequence ATGAGCGAATTCATAGCCGCCTTGCCGATGTATGACTGGCCCGAAAGCCGGGCCGAGACCGATGCCGAATGGACGCGGCTGCGCGAGGCGTTTCGCGCCGCAGGCGTGAACACGCGGGAAAGTCTGGTTCGGCGCAACGCGGATCTGCTGCCTGTGCCGGGCGGCATTCGGAGCCTGGACGGTGCAATCCTGACGCCGGACCCGGCAAGTCTGCCACCCGACGAACTCGACTTTCGCGCGCTCTGGCTGCATCCGCAGTTGCTCTTCGCCCAGACCTGCTGGGGGCCGATGGAGCAGGGGCTGTCACGGCATGTTAAGGTGATCGGCCAACCGAGTTATGACGGGTTCGAAGGCGGGCAGGGGGAGTTTTATTCGAGCGCGATACTGATGCGGCGGAGTGAAGGGCAGCCGCAAGCATCGCCTCCATCCAACGGATGCGCCGTCATTCCGTTCGATCTCGTGCGCAACCGGCGCTTCGCCTTCAACAGCAGCGACTCCATGTCGGGCATCATTGCGCTAACGCGCGATCTGCAGGCGATGGGGGAAAATCTCGAAATCTTTTCCGAACGGGTCGAGACCGGCGCCCATCGTGCTTCGATTGTCGCCGTTGCCGAAGGTCGGGCCGATCTCTGCACTGTCGATTGCCGAAGCTGGGCCATGGCGCTGCGCTTCGAGCGGGCGGCTTCAGAAGTGCAGGTCGTCGGCTGGACGACGCGGCGCAAGGGCTTGCCCTATATCGCCTCGGCAAGCACGTCCGATAGTCTCCTGGCAAGGCTGAGGGCCACGCTGGCAAAAATCGATCAGCCGGCGATGAGCCCCGCATCGAGCGGGTAG
- a CDS encoding Xaa-Pro peptidase family protein has product MAERSTAGGFGRHRKIMPFEHGDGTGGISDLHRQSREKAASLNQHALGYGETAEAEWRAAGIADPDLPAMRKYRLERIRAELKRRDYAGALLYDPVNIRYATDSTNMQLWVAHNPTRHCFVATYGPVVLFDYFSCEHLSDHSGVVDEVRPAVSWIYLYGGELSVKRVQRWAAGIADLIREHGGGNKHIAVDHIDHEGVAELARLGVSVGNGEAVMENARLIKSPDEILCMRRAIVSCEAAMAEMEAALKPSISENELWAELHRGNIARGGEWIETRLLSSGPRTNPWFQECSSRMIEAGDLVAFDTDLIGPHGFCADLSRTWLCGDVKPTDEQRDLFRIAADQIAFNIDLMRPGTSFRDLVECSKIPPADCFPARYGVLYHGVGLADEYPTLPHAGDWTDDTPDGVLEPGMVLCVESYIGRLGGREGVKIEEQVLITETGPEQLSRYPLDAGLIAG; this is encoded by the coding sequence ATGGCCGAACGAAGCACAGCGGGAGGGTTCGGCCGCCACCGCAAGATCATGCCGTTCGAACACGGCGACGGCACCGGCGGGATTTCCGACCTCCACCGCCAGTCCCGCGAGAAGGCGGCCTCGCTCAACCAGCATGCTCTCGGCTATGGCGAAACCGCCGAAGCCGAGTGGCGCGCGGCCGGCATTGCCGACCCCGACCTGCCGGCCATGCGCAAATACCGACTGGAACGCATCCGTGCTGAACTGAAGCGCCGCGACTATGCCGGCGCGCTCCTCTATGATCCCGTCAACATCCGCTACGCCACCGATAGCACCAACATGCAGCTCTGGGTCGCGCACAATCCGACCCGCCATTGCTTCGTCGCCACCTACGGACCGGTGGTGCTGTTCGATTATTTTTCCTGCGAGCATCTCTCGGATCATTCGGGGGTGGTGGACGAGGTGCGTCCTGCCGTTTCGTGGATTTATCTCTACGGCGGCGAACTGTCGGTCAAGCGCGTGCAGCGATGGGCGGCCGGCATCGCCGATCTGATCCGGGAGCATGGCGGCGGAAACAAGCACATTGCTGTCGACCATATCGATCATGAGGGCGTCGCGGAGCTTGCCCGGCTCGGAGTGTCGGTCGGCAATGGTGAGGCCGTTATGGAGAATGCGCGGTTGATAAAATCACCCGACGAGATTCTCTGCATGCGCCGCGCCATCGTCTCCTGCGAGGCCGCGATGGCCGAGATGGAGGCTGCGCTGAAACCGAGCATTTCGGAAAACGAGCTGTGGGCGGAACTGCATCGCGGCAACATCGCCCGCGGCGGCGAATGGATCGAGACGCGGCTGCTGTCGTCCGGTCCGCGCACCAATCCGTGGTTCCAGGAGTGCTCGTCGCGGATGATCGAAGCCGGCGACCTCGTCGCCTTCGACACGGACCTGATCGGCCCCCACGGCTTCTGCGCCGATCTGTCTCGCACCTGGTTGTGCGGCGACGTCAAACCGACCGACGAACAGCGCGACCTGTTCCGCATCGCCGCCGACCAGATCGCGTTCAACATCGATCTGATGCGCCCCGGCACATCGTTTCGCGACCTCGTCGAATGCTCAAAGATTCCGCCAGCGGACTGTTTTCCGGCGCGCTACGGCGTGCTTTATCATGGCGTCGGGCTGGCCGACGAATACCCGACCCTGCCGCATGCCGGTGACTGGACCGATGACACGCCGGACGGCGTGCTCGAACCAGGGATGGTGCTGTGCGTCGAAAGCTATATCGGCCGGCTCGGCGGGCGCGAAGGCGTCAAGATCGAGGAGCAGGTGCTGATCACCGAAACCGGACCCGAGCAGCTTTCGCGCTACCCGCTCGATGCGGGGCTCATCGCCGGCTGA
- a CDS encoding helix-turn-helix transcriptional regulator has product MDKRDLSGVFRQRLKTLVQRAGINQSAFAESVGIDRSALSQLLSGATTRLPRAETLLTIAAEHRVSLDWLMGLSQDEALTGEIRASLEIEEAHGGFDRTLLAKWHGEAVGTKIRYVPAGIPDLLRTEALIDYESDISNRNRETQADETQYRIDYNRRPETDMEVCMPRHTLEIFALGLGVWDGFPDTARREQLEHMATLLDDLYPTFRLFLYDGRMRYSVPYTIFGPYRAAIYAGDMYIVLNATQPIRALTRHFDDLIRAAEINAHEAAAFARNLSKTALSAA; this is encoded by the coding sequence TTGGACAAGCGTGATTTGTCAGGAGTATTCCGCCAGCGCCTCAAAACACTTGTTCAGCGCGCGGGGATCAATCAGTCGGCCTTCGCGGAGTCGGTCGGCATCGACCGCTCGGCGCTGTCGCAACTGCTTTCCGGCGCCACCACCCGCCTTCCCCGCGCCGAGACGCTGCTGACGATTGCTGCCGAGCACCGCGTTTCGCTCGACTGGCTGATGGGGCTCAGCCAGGATGAAGCGCTCACCGGCGAGATCCGCGCCAGCCTCGAAATAGAGGAGGCCCATGGCGGCTTCGACCGAACCTTGCTGGCCAAATGGCATGGCGAGGCTGTGGGCACAAAAATCCGCTATGTGCCGGCCGGCATCCCCGACCTTCTGCGCACTGAGGCGTTGATCGACTACGAGTCGGACATCTCCAATAGAAACCGGGAAACCCAGGCCGACGAAACGCAGTACCGCATCGATTACAACCGCCGGCCTGAGACCGACATGGAGGTCTGCATGCCACGGCATACTCTGGAAATATTCGCACTCGGACTCGGCGTGTGGGACGGATTTCCCGATACGGCGCGGCGTGAGCAGCTCGAGCACATGGCGACGCTGCTCGACGACCTCTACCCGACTTTCCGCCTGTTCCTTTACGACGGGCGCATGCGCTATTCTGTGCCCTATACGATCTTCGGACCTTACCGCGCAGCGATCTATGCAGGCGATATGTATATCGTGCTGAACGCCACTCAGCCGATCCGGGCGCTGACCCGGCATTTTGACGATTTAATCCGGGCCGCCGAAATCAATGCGCACGAGGCAGCGGCGTTCGCCCGGAACCTCTCGAAAACGGCGCTTTCAGCAGCATAG
- a CDS encoding FAD-dependent oxidoreductase, with product MKSHAKAVVIGGGVVGASVLFHLARAGWTDVMLIERSELTSGSSWHAAGGFHTLNGDPNVAKLQAYTVQLYKELEEISGQSCGLHLTGGVMMADTPERMDFLRLTHAKGRYLGMETELITPSEAKAMFPLMDETNFVGAMWDPVEGHLDPSGTTHAYAKAAKKLGAEIVLRNRVVELTQEVDGTWNVITEQGTVKAEHVVNCGGLWAREIGRMAGLELPVLAMEHMYLLTEPMPEVEEFNRSTGREMIGVIDFKGEIYTRQERNGVLLGTYEKAAKPWSPVETPWSFGHELLAPDLDRIAPSLEVGFRHFPGIEKAGIKQIINGPFTFAPDGNPLVGPVQGLTNYWTACAVMAGFSQGGGVGLALSNWMVHGDPGFDVWGMDVARFGEWATLRYTNAKVRENYSRRFSIRFPNEELPAARPAQTTPLYDTMVANNAIMGDSWGLETPLWFAPKGTEPKDIVSFHRSNDFEHVGNEVRATRERVGVTEIANFAKYEVAGPGAEDFLNRLMTNRMPKAGRIVLTPMLNEFGRLIGDFTIAKAAEERFMIFGSSAAQKYHMRWFERHLPKDGSVRLHRFDQTLVGLSIAGPRARDVLAKLVDADVSNKAFRFMDFREMAVGGAPCMVNRVTYTGDLGYEIWMAPAYQRLVYAAIKQAGEEFGIVDFGMRALLSMRLEKNFPTWFRELRPIYGVFEGSMDRFIKLDKNDFIGREQAAKEQAEGPKLRRVSFVVDAVDADVMGDEPIWAKISTDYGTVEKPHGFGAPRFDTGGKEVRGSVAANGNDSSGIRGIVDGDWRVVGWVTSGGYAHYVQKSMAQGYVPAALAENESEGMFEIEILGRRRPARINIAPPFDPSGEKMRS from the coding sequence ATGAAATCCCACGCAAAAGCGGTTGTCATCGGCGGCGGCGTCGTCGGCGCTTCGGTTCTCTTCCACCTTGCCAGGGCCGGCTGGACCGACGTCATGTTGATCGAGCGCTCGGAACTGACCTCGGGCTCATCCTGGCATGCAGCAGGCGGCTTCCATACCCTGAACGGCGATCCCAATGTCGCCAAGCTCCAGGCCTACACCGTGCAACTGTACAAGGAACTGGAGGAGATTTCCGGACAGTCCTGTGGCCTGCATCTCACCGGCGGTGTGATGATGGCCGACACGCCGGAGCGTATGGATTTCCTGCGCCTGACCCATGCCAAGGGCCGCTATCTCGGCATGGAGACCGAGTTGATCACGCCATCCGAGGCCAAGGCGATGTTCCCGCTGATGGACGAGACGAATTTCGTCGGCGCCATGTGGGATCCTGTCGAGGGCCATCTCGATCCGTCGGGCACCACACATGCTTACGCCAAGGCGGCGAAGAAGCTCGGCGCCGAAATCGTGCTGCGCAACCGGGTCGTAGAGCTTACGCAAGAGGTCGACGGCACCTGGAACGTCATCACCGAGCAAGGCACGGTGAAGGCCGAGCATGTCGTGAATTGCGGCGGCCTGTGGGCGCGCGAGATCGGCCGCATGGCCGGGCTGGAACTGCCGGTGCTCGCGATGGAGCACATGTATCTGCTGACAGAGCCGATGCCGGAGGTCGAGGAATTCAACCGCTCGACCGGCCGCGAGATGATCGGCGTCATCGACTTCAAGGGCGAGATCTATACCCGGCAGGAGCGCAACGGAGTTTTGCTCGGCACCTACGAGAAAGCGGCCAAGCCGTGGTCGCCGGTGGAAACGCCGTGGAGCTTCGGCCATGAATTGCTGGCGCCCGATCTCGATCGCATTGCGCCGTCGCTGGAAGTCGGCTTCCGCCATTTTCCGGGCATCGAGAAAGCTGGCATCAAGCAGATCATCAACGGCCCCTTCACCTTCGCGCCTGATGGCAACCCGCTGGTCGGCCCGGTGCAGGGCCTGACCAATTACTGGACCGCCTGCGCCGTCATGGCGGGTTTTTCGCAGGGCGGCGGCGTCGGCCTGGCGCTGTCCAACTGGATGGTGCACGGCGATCCCGGCTTCGACGTCTGGGGCATGGACGTTGCCCGCTTCGGTGAATGGGCGACGCTGCGCTACACCAACGCCAAGGTGCGCGAAAACTATTCTCGCCGCTTCTCGATCCGCTTTCCTAATGAGGAGCTGCCGGCGGCCAGGCCGGCGCAGACGACGCCACTCTACGATACGATGGTGGCAAACAACGCGATCATGGGTGATAGCTGGGGTCTCGAAACTCCGCTCTGGTTCGCGCCGAAGGGCACGGAACCCAAGGACATTGTGTCTTTCCATCGCTCCAACGATTTCGAGCATGTCGGCAATGAAGTGCGCGCGACGCGTGAGCGCGTCGGCGTCACCGAAATCGCCAATTTCGCGAAATACGAAGTCGCCGGACCGGGCGCGGAGGATTTCCTCAACCGGCTGATGACCAACCGTATGCCGAAGGCCGGACGCATCGTGCTTACGCCGATGCTGAACGAGTTCGGCAGGCTGATCGGCGACTTCACGATCGCCAAAGCGGCGGAAGAGCGCTTCATGATCTTTGGTTCTTCCGCCGCGCAGAAATACCATATGCGCTGGTTCGAACGGCACCTGCCCAAGGACGGCTCGGTCCGGCTGCACCGCTTCGACCAGACGCTGGTGGGGCTGTCTATCGCCGGCCCACGCGCTCGCGATGTGCTAGCCAAGCTGGTCGATGCCGATGTCTCGAACAAGGCGTTCCGTTTCATGGACTTCCGCGAGATGGCGGTCGGCGGCGCGCCCTGCATGGTTAACCGCGTCACCTATACCGGCGATCTCGGTTACGAAATCTGGATGGCGCCGGCCTATCAGCGGCTGGTCTATGCGGCGATCAAGCAGGCCGGTGAGGAATTCGGCATCGTCGATTTTGGCATGCGCGCGCTGCTGTCGATGCGGCTCGAGAAGAACTTTCCGACATGGTTCCGCGAGTTGCGGCCGATCTACGGCGTGTTCGAAGGTTCGATGGACCGCTTCATCAAGCTGGACAAGAACGATTTCATCGGCCGCGAGCAGGCGGCCAAGGAGCAGGCGGAAGGCCCGAAACTGCGCCGCGTTTCCTTCGTGGTCGATGCCGTCGATGCCGATGTGATGGGCGATGAGCCAATCTGGGCGAAGATTTCGACCGACTATGGCACGGTCGAGAAGCCGCACGGCTTCGGCGCGCCGCGGTTCGACACCGGCGGCAAAGAGGTACGCGGGTCGGTAGCGGCCAACGGCAATGATTCCTCCGGCATCCGCGGCATTGTCGATGGAGATTGGCGGGTGGTCGGCTGGGTCACGTCCGGCGGCTACGCGCACTACGTCCAGAAATCCATGGCGCAGGGCTATGTCCCGGCAGCCCTTGCCGAAAACGAGAGCGAGGGCATGTTCGAGATCGAGATTCTCGGGCGCCGGCGGCCGGCCCGCATCAACATTGCCCCGCCCTTCGACCCGAGCGGCGAAAAGATGCGAAGCTGA
- a CDS encoding glutamine amidotransferase has product MSANVILLRHDDGPEDDRVATFMNSNGIAARSVRPFAGESLPSDRSDVAGCVIFGGLFNAFDTDVHAFLGDQYAFVDRCLKWNVPMLGLCLGAQQIAHHLGAHVGPPESNVHEFGYYEIRPSPGANDFLTRPLHVAQSHWHGLDLPSGATLLASSDLFPNQAFRFGENVYGFQFHAEMTPSGFARMQNGSSRYGLPGVQSKEEQLRLQQLHDEHQAAWFVRFLETLFTTAQSTRMIESAEQSRISHGAS; this is encoded by the coding sequence ATGTCCGCCAACGTGATTCTGCTGCGCCACGACGATGGGCCGGAGGACGACCGGGTGGCAACGTTCATGAACAGTAATGGGATTGCGGCGAGGAGCGTGCGGCCGTTCGCGGGCGAGTCGCTGCCGTCGGATCGGTCGGACGTGGCAGGCTGCGTGATCTTCGGCGGCCTCTTCAACGCCTTCGATACCGATGTGCATGCCTTCCTTGGCGATCAGTATGCGTTCGTCGATCGATGCCTCAAATGGAACGTCCCGATGTTAGGGCTATGCCTCGGCGCGCAGCAGATCGCCCATCATCTTGGCGCCCATGTCGGCCCGCCGGAAAGCAATGTGCACGAGTTCGGTTATTATGAAATCAGGCCGTCACCTGGGGCGAACGATTTCCTAACGAGGCCGCTGCATGTCGCACAATCGCACTGGCACGGCCTCGACCTTCCGTCGGGCGCGACGCTTCTGGCATCCAGCGACCTTTTTCCGAACCAGGCCTTCAGGTTCGGCGAAAATGTCTACGGCTTTCAGTTCCACGCTGAGATGACGCCTTCTGGTTTTGCACGGATGCAGAACGGATCGTCCCGCTACGGTCTGCCGGGTGTTCAGTCGAAGGAAGAGCAGTTGCGGCTGCAGCAGCTACATGACGAGCATCAGGCCGCCTGGTTCGTTCGCTTCCTCGAAACGCTCTTCACGACGGCACAAAGCACGCGGATGATCGAGTCCGCTGAACAATCGCGGATTAGCCATGGCGCATCTTGA
- a CDS encoding VWA domain-containing protein: protein MANNDELDMLRTISAPPPGRDAKLCALQAALAAYDLENSSAPAQGSRPGLRLTDRIQQLWNGMMRKKLYATPALATLLALPIAGYATFYLIDRPESPFVFGADREVAETPATRPAMQRERREADAEREVARLSAEPQSAPKPAPAVTQRQNKGATAIPAPAAESAAPLGAVGFAGNSGSMPDRMASTPSDQYLPPMEESNDRVQQFETNPVRSALETPVSTFSVDVDTASYSFVRRSLKEGILPQPDTVRVEEMINYFPYNWKGPETAETPFNPTVTVMPTPWNDHTRLMHVAIKGFDVKPAEQPKANLVFLIDVSGSMNEQDKLPLLRSAFRLLVGKLKPDDTVSIVTYAGAAGTVLEPTRVSERDKILQAIDTLTPGGSTAGEAGIREAYRLAEKSFVEGGVNRVMLATDGDFNVGQSDDDELKRLIEEKRESGVFLSVFGFGRGNLNDQMMQTIAQNGNGTAAYIDTLAEAEKVLVQDASSTLFPIAKDVKIQVEFNPAKVSEYRLIGYETRALKREDFNNDRVDAGEIGSGHSVTAIYEITPKGSPAVMIDDLRYGSATASHPSRVGNAGEYAFVKIRYKLPDGDVSKLITTPVTTANEAPSLAAASEDQRFSVAVAAFGQKLRNADQTEKLSYDRIIEIAAAARGADPYGYRSEFLSLVRLASALDSGKR, encoded by the coding sequence ATGGCGAACAACGACGAACTCGACATGCTGCGGACGATCTCCGCGCCGCCTCCTGGCCGTGACGCGAAGTTGTGCGCGCTGCAGGCGGCGCTCGCCGCTTACGACCTCGAAAATTCTTCCGCCCCGGCCCAAGGATCGCGGCCGGGTCTTCGTCTCACCGACCGGATACAACAACTCTGGAACGGGATGATGCGGAAGAAGCTTTATGCAACACCGGCGCTTGCGACTTTGCTTGCTTTGCCGATCGCCGGCTACGCCACGTTTTATCTGATTGACCGCCCCGAATCGCCTTTCGTGTTCGGCGCGGATCGCGAGGTCGCCGAAACGCCGGCGACGCGCCCGGCAATGCAGCGCGAAAGGCGCGAGGCCGACGCCGAGAGGGAAGTCGCTCGCTTGTCCGCCGAACCGCAATCGGCCCCGAAGCCTGCGCCGGCTGTCACCCAACGGCAGAACAAGGGTGCTACGGCAATACCTGCGCCGGCGGCCGAAAGCGCAGCACCGCTCGGCGCGGTCGGTTTTGCCGGCAATTCGGGCTCGATGCCCGACCGCATGGCGTCGACGCCTTCCGACCAGTATTTGCCGCCGATGGAGGAATCCAATGACCGCGTCCAGCAATTCGAGACCAATCCGGTCCGGTCCGCGCTGGAAACCCCAGTCTCGACCTTTTCCGTCGACGTCGACACCGCGTCCTATTCCTTCGTTCGGCGTTCGCTGAAGGAAGGCATCCTGCCGCAGCCCGACACGGTGCGTGTCGAGGAGATGATCAACTATTTCCCCTACAACTGGAAAGGCCCGGAAACCGCCGAAACCCCGTTCAACCCGACGGTGACCGTCATGCCGACGCCGTGGAATGATCACACCAGGCTGATGCATGTTGCGATCAAGGGTTTCGACGTGAAGCCGGCCGAGCAGCCCAAGGCCAATCTTGTCTTCCTCATCGACGTTTCCGGCTCGATGAACGAACAGGACAAGCTGCCGCTGCTGCGCTCGGCCTTCCGGCTTCTGGTCGGCAAACTCAAGCCCGACGATACCGTCTCGATCGTCACCTATGCGGGTGCGGCCGGAACCGTGCTCGAGCCGACCAGGGTATCCGAACGCGATAAAATCCTTCAGGCGATCGACACCCTAACACCCGGAGGCTCCACGGCCGGCGAGGCCGGCATCCGCGAGGCATACCGGCTCGCTGAAAAATCCTTCGTCGAAGGCGGGGTCAACCGGGTCATGCTCGCCACCGACGGCGACTTCAATGTCGGCCAAAGCGACGACGACGAACTGAAGCGGCTGATTGAGGAAAAGCGCGAAAGCGGCGTGTTCCTGTCGGTGTTCGGCTTCGGCCGCGGCAACCTCAACGACCAGATGATGCAGACCATCGCCCAGAACGGCAACGGCACCGCGGCCTATATCGACACGCTCGCCGAAGCCGAGAAGGTCCTGGTGCAGGATGCCTCCTCGACGCTGTTTCCGATCGCCAAAGACGTTAAAATCCAGGTCGAGTTCAATCCCGCGAAGGTCTCGGAGTATCGCCTGATCGGCTACGAAACCCGTGCCTTGAAGCGCGAAGATTTCAACAACGACCGAGTGGATGCCGGCGAGATCGGCTCCGGTCATTCTGTGACCGCGATCTACGAGATCACGCCGAAGGGTAGCCCGGCGGTGATGATCGATGATCTGCGCTACGGTTCGGCCACTGCCAGCCATCCGTCACGCGTCGGCAATGCCGGGGAATATGCCTTCGTGAAGATCCGCTACAAGCTACCGGACGGCGACGTGTCGAAGCTGATCACCACGCCGGTGACGACAGCCAACGAGGCGCCGTCGCTTGCGGCCGCCAGCGAGGACCAGCGCTTCTCGGTTGCAGTTGCTGCGTTCGGCCAGAAGCTGCGCAACGCCGACCAGACGGAAAAGCTCTCCTACGACAGGATCATCGAAATCGCCGCCGCCGCACGTGGAGCCGATCCTTACGGCTACAGGTCGGAATTCCTCTCGCTGGTGCGCCTTGCCTCGGCGCTGGACAGCGGCAAGCGGTAG
- a CDS encoding fatty acid desaturase, translated as MARIAGKRRSGAPAIEWPTVGLIAATYASWAGAAFFLWPAYPVVSLFVLGVLLAMQSSLMHEAAHGHPTRKLWINEALVGLPIGLVYPFRRFRALHLRHHADESLTDPFDDPESYYQALWQHRELPAALKTLLAVNNTMIGRFVLGPVLGTAGFLLAEAKLIAAGDRAVRKAWLLHAAGLAIVLPIVIVVFGIPLWLYILVPVWLGQSLISLRTFAEHQWSERPDGRTIIVENSPLAFLFLNNNLHLVHHKSPTVAWYRLPKLFAERREEWIAMNRGYVFPSYFALLKAYAFRAKEPVVHPVLRRAPEAGRAFKPRVRGRSVHGLGTVPVPAEPPKE; from the coding sequence ATGGCGAGAATTGCAGGCAAGCGGCGAAGCGGGGCACCGGCTATTGAATGGCCGACGGTGGGGCTGATCGCCGCGACCTATGCCTCCTGGGCGGGGGCGGCATTCTTCTTGTGGCCGGCCTATCCAGTCGTCTCCCTTTTCGTGCTTGGCGTGCTTCTGGCGATGCAGTCGTCCTTGATGCATGAAGCCGCGCACGGCCACCCGACCCGAAAACTCTGGATCAATGAAGCGCTGGTCGGCCTGCCGATCGGGCTGGTCTATCCGTTCCGGCGTTTCCGGGCGCTGCATCTGCGCCATCATGCCGACGAGAGCCTAACCGATCCGTTCGACGATCCGGAAAGCTATTATCAGGCTCTCTGGCAGCACCGGGAGCTGCCGGCGGCGCTGAAGACGCTGCTTGCCGTGAACAATACGATGATCGGCCGGTTCGTGCTCGGACCGGTGCTTGGCACGGCAGGTTTCCTGCTCGCCGAAGCGAAACTGATCGCCGCGGGCGACCGCGCTGTGCGCAAGGCATGGCTGCTGCATGCGGCGGGTCTCGCGATCGTGCTGCCGATCGTCATTGTCGTCTTTGGGATACCGCTCTGGCTCTACATCCTGGTGCCGGTCTGGCTGGGGCAGTCCCTGATTTCGCTGCGCACCTTTGCCGAGCACCAATGGTCGGAGCGGCCGGACGGGCGCACGATCATCGTCGAAAATTCACCACTCGCCTTCCTGTTCCTGAACAACAATCTACATCTCGTGCACCACAAGAGCCCGACAGTGGCATGGTACCGCCTGCCGAAGCTGTTTGCCGAGCGGCGCGAGGAGTGGATTGCGATGAACAGGGGCTATGTGTTCCCAAGCTATTTCGCGCTGTTGAAGGCATATGCCTTCCGCGCCAAGGAGCCGGTGGTGCATCCGGTGCTGCGCCGCGCGCCGGAGGCCGGCCGTGCCTTCAAGCCGCGTGTTCGCGGCCGGTCCGTGCATGGCCTCGGCACCGTTCCCGTGCCGGCCGAGCCGCCGAAGGAATGA
- the bmt gene encoding betaine--homocysteine S-methyltransferase has product MTNPIDALLAEKGVLLADGATGTNLFGMGLEAGEAPELWNETAPEKITALHQNFVDAGADIILTNSFGGTRHRLKLHHAQDRVHELNKRAAEIARSVADKAGRKVIVAGSVGPTGELLQPLGAMTYDEAVDAFSEQIRGLKEGGAEIAWIETMSAPDEAKAAAQAAIDAGMPYTYTVSFDTAGRSMMGLAPKDIHGVAEGLPEKPVAVGANCGVGASDILSSLLDMTGAKPEATVIVKGNCGIPEFRGTEIHYSGTPELMADYVRLAVDGGAKIVGGCCGTSFQHLAAMRHALDAHRKSARPTVETIVERIGPLRNKTADKSGGTGETADARRERRRARA; this is encoded by the coding sequence ATGACCAATCCGATCGACGCGCTGCTGGCCGAAAAGGGCGTCCTGCTCGCGGACGGCGCGACGGGCACCAATCTGTTCGGCATGGGCCTGGAAGCCGGCGAAGCGCCGGAACTCTGGAACGAAACCGCTCCGGAAAAGATCACAGCGCTGCACCAGAATTTCGTCGACGCCGGCGCCGACATCATCCTCACCAATTCTTTCGGCGGCACCCGTCACCGGCTGAAGCTGCATCATGCGCAGGACCGGGTGCACGAGTTGAACAAGCGCGCGGCCGAGATTGCACGAAGCGTCGCCGACAAGGCCGGGCGCAAGGTCATCGTCGCGGGCTCCGTCGGCCCGACCGGCGAACTGCTCCAGCCGCTCGGCGCGATGACCTATGACGAGGCGGTCGACGCCTTTTCCGAGCAGATAAGAGGCCTGAAGGAAGGCGGCGCCGAAATCGCCTGGATCGAGACAATGTCCGCGCCTGACGAAGCCAAGGCCGCCGCGCAGGCGGCGATCGACGCGGGCATGCCTTACACCTACACGGTTTCGTTCGACACCGCCGGCCGCTCGATGATGGGCCTTGCGCCGAAAGACATTCACGGCGTCGCCGAAGGGCTTCCCGAAAAGCCGGTCGCGGTCGGCGCCAATTGCGGCGTCGGCGCGTCCGACATCCTGTCGTCGCTGCTGGATATGACCGGCGCCAAGCCGGAGGCGACGGTGATCGTCAAGGGAAATTGCGGCATCCCGGAGTTTCGCGGCACGGAAATCCATTATTCCGGCACGCCGGAACTGATGGCCGACTACGTCAGGCTGGCGGTTGATGGCGGCGCAAAGATCGTCGGCGGCTGCTGCGGCACCTCGTTCCAGCATCTTGCGGCGATGCGCCATGCGCTCGACGCGCACCGGAAGTCGGCCCGCCCGACGGTCGAAACGATCGTCGAGCGCATCGGCCCGCTGCGCAACAAGACCGCCGACAAGAGCGGCGGCACCGGGGAAACCGCGGACGCGCGACGCGAGCGCCGCCGCGCACGGGCCTGA